In Nocardia sp. NBC_00403, the DNA window GATGGTGCGGACGTAGTTGGCGGCGTCCAGCAGTGAGTCGAAGGTGCCGGTGTCCAACCATGCGGTGCCGCGGGCCAATACGTCGACCTGGAGCCGATCCTGTTCCAGGTAGGCCCGGTTGATGTCGGTGATCTCGTATTCACCGCGCGCAGAAGGGCGCAGCCCACGCGCGATCTCGACCACGTCGTTGTCATAGAAGTACAGCCCGGGGATGGCGTAGTTGGACCGCGGCGTCTTCGGCTTCTCCTCGATCGATACCGCGCGACCTTCGGTGAATTCGACGACGCCGTAGGCGGTCGGGTCCGACACCCAGTAGGCGAACACCGCGCCGCCGTCGACCTCCGCGAAACGGTTCAGGCTGGTGCCGAGGCCGGGACCGTGGAAGATGTTGTCGCCGAGCACCAGTGCCGCGCTGTCGGCGCCGATGTGGCTCGCGCCGAGCACGAAGGCCTTGGCGAGGCCGTCGGGCTCCTGCTGGACGACGTAGTCGATGGCGATGCCGAATTGGCTGCCGTCGCCGAGCAGCCTGCCGAAGGCCTCGGCGTCCTCCGGGGTGGTGATCACCAGGATGTCGGTGATGCCCGCGAGCATCAGCGTGGACAGTGGGTAGTAGATCATCGGTTTGTCGTAGACCGGGACCAGCTGCTTGCTCACCCCGCGCGTGATGGGGTGCAGCCGGGAACCGGTGCCGCCCGCCAAGATGATTCCGCGCATGGGAAGGAGTCTGCCAGTTTCGCCTGGCCCGGAGTCGGGGAGGTTCCGACTCGCCCACAAATTGATCACAAACGTTTGGTGCCCGGGCGCGCCGGGCGATTGTTGTTGCGTAGGTCACGTTAACGTGATTTTCTGAAATATCAATGTGTGAGATGTCAGCGTCGACAACTCGCCCGCGACAACCTCCGGTCGGGCTCGGCGTGCCAGTTGTGAGGTAGGTGCGCGATGTCAGCGAGCAGAATCGGCGAGCCCGGTGTTGTGATGAATCCGGATGGCCAGAGCGCGCACTCCCGAATGTTGTTGGCGACGTGCCTCGGGGTGGTGCGGCCGGTGTTGCGAGTCGCGCCCATCACCCGCGCGACCATTCCCATCGGCGCGGCCGCGATCGACACCCTCGCGCGGTTGCGCCCGGAGCCACGCGGCGTGGACCGGGAGCAGGTGGAGCTGAACGGTTTCCGGCTCGAGGTCATCCGTCCGTCCGGCGGCTCCCGCGCGCTGCGTCACGGCGCGGTGCTGTACATGCACGGCGGCGGATTCGCGGTGTGTGGACTGCGCACGCACCGTCCCGTCGCGGCCAGTCTGGCCAGGCGCACCGGACTGCCGGTGGTGAATGTCGACTACCGCCAGCTGCCCGCACAGAGCATCACCCAATCGATCGACGACTGCATGAGCGCCTACCGCTGGCTGCTGCAACACGGGGCGGACCCGGCGCGGATCGTCTTCGCGGGCGATTCGGCGGGCGGCTACCTGACCTTCGCCACGGCGCTGCGCGCGATCGAGCTCGGGCTGCCGAGCCCGGCCGGCCTGATCGGACTGAGCCCACTGCTCGATCTGGACTACGCGGCCAAGCGTGACTACATCAATACGGCGCGCGATCCGTATATCCCGCTGTCCGCGCTCGCCGCTGTGGTGCGGATCGGGGCTGAGGTCGACCGCAGGCTCGATCCGATGCTCTCGCCGGTCAACGGTGCGTTGGCCGGCCTGCCACCGGTGCTGTTGATCGCGGCCGAGGACGAAATACTGCGCTACGACTGCGAACTGATGGCGCAGCGGCTCACCGCGGCGGGCGTGCCGAACTCGCTCGAGCTGTGGCGTGGCCAAGTGCACGCGTTCATGAGCATCTTCCCCAACCTCCCCGAGGGCCGGGCGGCGTTGGCCAGGGTCTCCCGATTTGTGCGCGCTCGCCTCGAGCGGCCGGAGCAGGCTCGGACGGCCTGATCACGGTCGGCCGGACGAGTCGAACCCCGCCTCGGAATTTCCGGGGCGGGGTTCACATTGCCAGGTGGCGCCTGTCGCAACACCTTCCGCATCGACAATTGCTTGTTCATCCATTCCGAATTGATTCGGCGTCGACGGCACCTGGATCGCAAACTGTCAGCTGCTGTCCCTGAGCAATTCATCATTCGTTCACCTGATCGGCCTTCGGGTCGTTCAGTGCCGCGGACCCGTATGGCAAATGCAGGCAACCCCGCCACGGCGAGTGCCGGGCGGGGTTGCCTGCATCAGGTTGTGCGAAGCCGGTTCTACTTGGCCGGGACGAACGGCTGGTTGATCGTGGTGAAGTACTGGATCACCGCACCGATCGCCACGGGGGCGGTGATGAAGATCTGGCCCAGCACGGTGCCGACCGCACCGACCAGGGCGATACCCGCGATGCAGCCGACAGCGGCGGCGGGCAGGAACGGACCGAACAGGCCGACGATGGTGCCACCGACAACCGCGCCGCTCAGCACGCCGCCGAGCACGCAGCCGATGGCCGCGCCACCGAGGCCGCCGACCAGGGTGCCGATGGTGGCGCCCATGGCGATGGTGTCCTTCAAGCGGTTGAAGGCGGCCACCTCACGGTCGTATTCGGACTTCCAGGGGGCCTTGTCCTCGAAGGGCAGCGCGACCGGCTTGTAGGTGGCGTGCTCCATGTCCATCTGCGGGGTGAGAGTCGCGGTGCGGCCGGAGATTTCGGCGGCGATCGGGAACTCGAACTCATCGACGCGGAACTTCAGCGGGGTTCCTGCGACCACGGTGCCGTTGGCGGCCTTGATCTTCAGTGCATCATCTTCGACAACGATCGATCCGGCATCGGTCGTCACGATCGACTGTGTTTCGGTGGCCTTGGCGGTGAAGTTGATCGGAGCGTCGGCAGCCGGGGCCGCCGGATCCGCGTTGACGGTACCTGCGGTGACGCCCATGGCGGCAATCAGCAGGGCCGACGTAGCGGCGAATTTCCTCATCAGCATTTGTTTTAGACCTCAGTGTGAAGCGTTCGGAGGGGACTAGACGATCGAAATCTAGATCAGCTAACGAGTGGTGAACCGGTTGTGACCTTTTATTCAAATTTTGTTCACCATTGAGACCCGAGGCTTGGTGGGGTCTTGGAAATAAGTGCGTCGACTAGGGATTTCTGCGGAGAATCAAACGGGTCGCCTCACTCTTTCGCCAGATAGTGAGACTGAAGTCACACTGCGCAAAGGCCTCCCAGCGCTGCGAAGGGCCTCGGCGGCCGGCGGGCCCACCGGTGGACGTAGTGTCGTGGAGTGCGATTGCTCGTAACCGGCGGTGCCGGATTCATCGGTGCGAATTTCGTTCGACAGACCGTGGCCGAGCGCCCCGACACGACGGTAACCGTCCTCGACGCCCTGACATACGCGGGCAGCAGGGCCTCGCTCGCGCCGGTGGCCGACCGAATCGACTTCGTGCACGGCGATATTGCCGATCTGGACCTGGTCGACGAGCTCGTCAGCGGTGTCGACGCCGTCGTCCATTTCGCGGCCGAATCGCACAACGACAACTCCCTCGCCGACCCGTGGCCGTTCGTGCAGACCAACATCGTCGGCACCTACTCGCTGCTGCAGGCGGTGCGCAGGCATGAGGTGCGCTACCACCATGTTTCCACCGACGAGGTCTACGGCGACCTCACCCCGGAGGCCGCCGCCTTCGACGAGAACACCGCCTACAACCCGTCGAGCCCCTACTCGGCGACCAAGGCCTCCAGTGACCTGCTGGTGCGTGCCTGGACCCGTTCGTTCGGTGTCCGGTCGACGATCTCCAACTGCAGCAACAACTATGGGCCCTATCAGCATGTGGAGAAGTTCATCCCGCGCCAGATCACCAATCTCATCGACGGTGTCCGCCCGCGGCTCTACGGCGCCGGACATCAGGTGCGCGACTGGATCCATGTGGACGACCACAACCGGGCGGTGTGGGACATCCTCGAACGCGGCCGGACCGGCCAGACCTATCTGATCGGCGCCGACGGCGAACTCGACAACAAGTCGGTGGTGCGGATGATCCTGGAGGCATTCGACCGCGACCCCGACGATTTCGACCACGTCACCGACCGCGCCGGTCACGACCAGCGTTATGCGATCGACGCGTCGTTGCTGCGGTCCGAACTCGGCTGGACCCCGCGCTACTCCGACTTCCGCGCGGGGCTTGCCGTGACCATCCAGTGGTACCGCGACAACGAATCGTGGTGGCGCCCGCACAAGGCGCTGACCGAGCGCGCCTACGCCGCCGCGGGCGAGACCGAGATCAGTTCGGCACACTGACCTGACACGCGAAACCCGCTCGGCGTATTCGCCGGGCGGGTTTCGTGTGTTCGAAGGCGCGTTACTTGGCGGGCGCGTTGAACGGCTGGTTGATGGTGGTGAAGTACTGGATCGCCGCACCGACGGCGACCGGGGCGGTGATGAAGATCTGGCCTGCGACAGCGCCGACGGCGCCGACCAGGGCGACACCCGCGATGCAGCCGACGGCGGCGGCGGGCAGGAACGGACCGAACAGGCCGACGATGGTGCCACCGACAACCGCGCCGCTCAGCACGCCGCCGAGCACGCAACCGACAGCCGCGCCACCGAGGCCGCCGACCAGGGTGCCGATGGTGGCGCCCATGGCGATGGTGTCCTTCATGCGATTGAAGGCGGCCTGCTCACGGTCGTATTCGCTCTTCCAGGGAGCCTTGTCCTCGAAGGGCAGCGCGACCGGCTTGTACGCGGCGTGTGCCATGTCCATCTGCGGGGTGAGAGTCGCGGTGCGGCCCGAAATCGCGGCGGCGATCGGGAACTCGAAGTCGTCCACCCGGAACGACAGCGGCGTTCCCGCCAGCACCGTTCCGTTGGTCGCCTTGATCTTGAAGACGCCGTCTTCGATGGTCATGGCGCCGGCATCGGTCGTGACGATGGTCGAGGTGTCGGTGGCGTTCGCGGTGAAGTTGACCGGTGCCTCGTCGGCGGGTGCGGCGTTGACAGTGCCGGCGGTCACGCCGATCGCGGCGATCAGCAGTGCCGACGTGGCGGCAAATTTCCTCATCAGCATTTGAATCCTCGATGCACATTGTTCGGAGTGGACTCCGTAATAAGAATCGAGGTCAGCTAATTCGTGGTGAATCAAACGTGATTGTTTATTAAGGCCCCGTTCACCTGTCGGACCGAGTGGCCTCTTTGGTGTCTGAAAAGTGCTACCTGTCAGCGGTTTTCATGTTCGGTGCCAGAGTCGACCACGGAGGGTTCGCGGGCCATCTCGAGACGGACATCACAACTTATCTCACGTAGTGATGTGTCAATTGTGATCTGAGTGAGTGTTCGGCAAATTCAAGATCACAATTCGCGACCGATGGTCCGGCGACTATCAAGATCAGCCCCAGACAATGGAGTAGTACTTCCACAGCGCGGCGATGAGTGCGAACGCAGTGGCCGCGATGACGGTGATCGCCGGGCCCCGCGTCGGCGTCTTGCCCTCGGAGTCGGTGAGGCGCAACGGCATCCACCGCAGCAGCACGGTGAGCCCGATGATCGCCAGCGGGACGAAGTAGCGGCCCTGCACGCCGTCGATGATGTAGTAGCCGACCGGCGTGAAGGACATGTAGAGCGTCACGTAGATCATCGCGACGCTCGCAGCCAGGGTGAGCGCGACGATCAGGGCGCGCCGGAACGTCGCGGTGGCCGGGTTCATCCGCTCCGCGATGCCGACGCTCACCGCGAAGGCGAGCAGGCAGGCCAGCATCGACACGGCGGGCACGTCGATGTAGGCGAAGCCGAGTTCACCGAAGAACTGGCTGAACCACCGCTGGTCCCGCAGCGCGATGCTCTCGCCGAAGGTATTCACGAAATGCAGGGGATCGGCGAGGATGCCGTGCAACTGCTCGCCGGGCTTGACCGAATTCCACTGGTGCGGTGGGCGCATCAGGCCCATGCCGTCCCCGGTCGGCGCGGCGACTTTCATCCAGGCCGCGAAGACAAGACCACCGGCGGCGGCGAATCCCCAAGGGATCCAGCGCTGCCAACCGGACTCGGCCCACGATGCGCCGGGCGCGACGCGGGAGAATCCGAACCGATGCACCGGCACCACCACGATGAGCATCGCGAGCAGCACATATGTCGGCTTGCTGATCGGCAGCAGGATGGTCGCGGTCAGCAGCGCCGCCGTTTCCACCCGCCCGAGCCGGTCGCCGAGGAACAGCGCTTTGACCAGCAGCGCGGACACCATGATGGCCAGCGCGTTGGTCAATGTGTCGGCGGTGACCGTGCCCGACTGGAACACCGCGATCGGCAGCGCGGCGACGGTGAACGCCAGCCATTGCACCCGATGCCTGCGCAGCGCCCACAGGCCGAATCCGACAACGGTCAGGTAGACGAAAAGTCCGGCGAGCCGGGTGAGCAGCACCATGCCGCCGACGTCGAGGCCGAACAGCTCGGAAAGTCGAATGCCGACGGCGGCCGGGATATACGGCACCGGCGAGTAGGCGGCGGTATTGGTGAACCAGACCGGTTCGGTGGCCGAGGAGACTTCCGCGCCGCCGAGCCGGTCGTAGTCGCCGGGATCGGCGACCATCGGGTCCGGCTCTTCCGGGTTGGTTGTGTAGTCGTGCATCGCATAGCCCATCACGGCGGTGATGCTGGTCGGCACGTTACCGCCGTAGGCGACGCCGCGATCGTCCTTGATCCGCTCGGGCAGGAAGCCGCCGTGGGCGACCTGATAGGCCCTGCCGAACTGGGTGATCTCGTCATGGCCCCAGAAGGGTGGGGTCACCACGGCGAACAATGCGCCGAAGACGGTGGCCAGGAGGGTGAAGGCGACGGTCGCCGCGCCGAAGCGGGCGACAATGCGCTGCGCTGTTCGGCGGACCGCGTTACCCGTTATGCCCGCCGATTCGGCAGCGTCGGGCGACTTCGGTTGTGCGGCACCGTCGTCCGAGCTCGAGGACTGGTCGAGGATGGGTGCCCGACCCGGCGCGCTATCGGCTGGAGTCGCGTTATCCGCAGGTGTCGACTCTTGGTCGTCGGTCGTGGTTCGGTCGGCCGAAGTGGTCAACGGTCGGCTCCACCGTTCGCGTCACCACCATGTCCGTTCGGGTGCGGGTCATCGGCGCTGACGGCCGAGTAGCGCAGGTAGACCAGCCGGGACGCCTCGTGCCGTGAGCGGCGGATGCCGTCCAGGATCAGGCCCGCGGTCCAGGCCAGGCTGCCGAGCAGCAGCAGCGTGAAGCCGAGGAACAGTGTCGGGAAGCGCGGCACCTCGTGGGTGTTGTAGAACTCGACCACTATCGGGATGGTCAAGATGATCGAGACCAGGAAGCTCAGGGTGCCGAACAAGCCGTAGAACGCGACTGGGCGTTCATGCCTGGCAAGGCCGATGATCAGCGCCAGAATCTTGAAGCCGTCGTGATAGGTGCGCAGCTTGCTTTCGCTGCCCGCGGGCCGATCGCGGAAGCCGACGGGGACGGCGGTCTGCGGCACCCGCAGATGCAGCGAATGCACCGTCAGCTCGGTCTCGATCTCGAATTCCCGCGACACCGCGGGGAAGCTCTTCACGAAGCGGCGCGAGAACACCCGGAAGCCGCTGAGCATGTCTTCGACGTTCTCGCCGAACACCTTTCCGACAACACCGTTGAGCACCTTGTTGCCGGTCTCGTGACCCGAGCGGTACGCCGAGGCACCCTCGACTTCCTGTTTGCGGACGCCGAGCACATGGTCGTAGGGGCCGTCGAGCAGTGTCTTGATCATCAGCGGTGCGGCCGACGCCTCATAGGTGTCGTCGCCATCGATCATCAGATACACATCGGCCTCGATGTCGGCGAAGGCCCGCCGCACCACATTGCCCTTGCCCTTGGTGTGCTCGGCGCGCACGATCGCCCCGGCCGCGCGGGCTCGCTCGGCGGTCGCGTCGGTACTCAGGTTGTCGTACACATAGACGACAATTCCCGGCACGGCAGCCTGGAGGTCGGCGACGACCTTGGCGACCGAAGCCTCTTCGTTGTGGCACGGGACCACGGCGGCTATACGAAGCTCGGTGGAGTCCACCCGGGTCAATCCTCGAGGTCGGCGGTGTGAATGGGAACACCGGGAGGGTACAGGGCAGTGTGGCGCAGCGCGTACCCGGTAAGGGTTGCGTGCGCTCGGTTCACCGAGCCTAATGCGTGCGGTCGGAGGCGTCCGGTTATGGCGCTGCGCCGGTCGCAGCGCAGGCGTGGTCGGCACCGGCTGGGGTACCGTCGCCCGGTGTCCTACCCCGAGCAGCCCGTGTCAGTACCCGAGCGGTCCGACTCCGTGCCACCGGTGCCGGCCGCGCAGCCGCTTGCCGCGAAAGTGATCGGCGCCCTGCGGCGCGGCGGGGCGTTCCTCGTGGTCGGCGCGATCGGGTTCCTTGTCGATGCGGGCACCTACAACCTGCTCGTGTTCTGGGGCGGTGAGGGAATTCTGTACCACTCTCCGTTGCCCGCCAAGATCATCGCGATCGCCGTAGCTACCGTGGTCACCTACTTCGGCAACAAGTGGTGGACGTTCGCGCACAAGAACACTGACAACCCTGGCCGCGAATATCTGCTCTACGCCGTGTTCAACGTGGTGGCCATCGGCTTGCAGCTGGGCTGTCTCGGTTTTTCCCGCTACGTGCTCGACCTGTCGACGCCGCTGTCGGACAATATTTCCGGCACGCTGATCGGGCAGATCGTCGCGGTGGTTTTTCGTTATTGGGCCTACGACAAATTCGTCTTTGTCGGTGGCCCGGCGAATGCCGAGCAACAGAAGTAGTCGCGGCACCATGGCTGCTGAACAGGCGCGGGCCGAGGTCGGTTGATATCCTCGCACCCGCCGCGAACGGCATCCAGGGGCTGTCTGTCCCGTCGGCACCCCGAGCGAGCACCCGGGAGCGCCGCCAATCGACACCGAGGATTTCGAGGACTTCATGGATCAGTCGGCTACCCAAGCCGTTACCGAAACGAACGATCGACC includes these proteins:
- the rfbA gene encoding glucose-1-phosphate thymidylyltransferase RfbA; amino-acid sequence: MRGIILAGGTGSRLHPITRGVSKQLVPVYDKPMIYYPLSTLMLAGITDILVITTPEDAEAFGRLLGDGSQFGIAIDYVVQQEPDGLAKAFVLGASHIGADSAALVLGDNIFHGPGLGTSLNRFAEVDGGAVFAYWVSDPTAYGVVEFTEGRAVSIEEKPKTPRSNYAIPGLYFYDNDVVEIARGLRPSARGEYEITDINRAYLEQDRLQVDVLARGTAWLDTGTFDSLLDAANYVRTIEQRQGLKIGVPEEVAWRMGFIDDDQLRTAAEPLVRSGYGSYLLDLLERGRDW
- a CDS encoding alpha/beta hydrolase: MSASRIGEPGVVMNPDGQSAHSRMLLATCLGVVRPVLRVAPITRATIPIGAAAIDTLARLRPEPRGVDREQVELNGFRLEVIRPSGGSRALRHGAVLYMHGGGFAVCGLRTHRPVAASLARRTGLPVVNVDYRQLPAQSITQSIDDCMSAYRWLLQHGADPARIVFAGDSAGGYLTFATALRAIELGLPSPAGLIGLSPLLDLDYAAKRDYINTARDPYIPLSALAAVVRIGAEVDRRLDPMLSPVNGALAGLPPVLLIAAEDEILRYDCELMAQRLTAAGVPNSLELWRGQVHAFMSIFPNLPEGRAALARVSRFVRARLERPEQARTA
- the rfbB gene encoding dTDP-glucose 4,6-dehydratase, whose amino-acid sequence is MRLLVTGGAGFIGANFVRQTVAERPDTTVTVLDALTYAGSRASLAPVADRIDFVHGDIADLDLVDELVSGVDAVVHFAAESHNDNSLADPWPFVQTNIVGTYSLLQAVRRHEVRYHHVSTDEVYGDLTPEAAAFDENTAYNPSSPYSATKASSDLLVRAWTRSFGVRSTISNCSNNYGPYQHVEKFIPRQITNLIDGVRPRLYGAGHQVRDWIHVDDHNRAVWDILERGRTGQTYLIGADGELDNKSVVRMILEAFDRDPDDFDHVTDRAGHDQRYAIDASLLRSELGWTPRYSDFRAGLAVTIQWYRDNESWWRPHKALTERAYAAAGETEISSAH
- a CDS encoding DUF2142 domain-containing protein; this encodes MTTSADRTTTDDQESTPADNATPADSAPGRAPILDQSSSSDDGAAQPKSPDAAESAGITGNAVRRTAQRIVARFGAATVAFTLLATVFGALFAVVTPPFWGHDEITQFGRAYQVAHGGFLPERIKDDRGVAYGGNVPTSITAVMGYAMHDYTTNPEEPDPMVADPGDYDRLGGAEVSSATEPVWFTNTAAYSPVPYIPAAVGIRLSELFGLDVGGMVLLTRLAGLFVYLTVVGFGLWALRRHRVQWLAFTVAALPIAVFQSGTVTADTLTNALAIMVSALLVKALFLGDRLGRVETAALLTATILLPISKPTYVLLAMLIVVVPVHRFGFSRVAPGASWAESGWQRWIPWGFAAAGGLVFAAWMKVAAPTGDGMGLMRPPHQWNSVKPGEQLHGILADPLHFVNTFGESIALRDQRWFSQFFGELGFAYIDVPAVSMLACLLAFAVSVGIAERMNPATATFRRALIVALTLAASVAMIYVTLYMSFTPVGYYIIDGVQGRYFVPLAIIGLTVLLRWMPLRLTDSEGKTPTRGPAITVIAATAFALIAALWKYYSIVWG
- a CDS encoding glycosyltransferase, whose protein sequence is MDSTELRIAAVVPCHNEEASVAKVVADLQAAVPGIVVYVYDNLSTDATAERARAAGAIVRAEHTKGKGNVVRRAFADIEADVYLMIDGDDTYEASAAPLMIKTLLDGPYDHVLGVRKQEVEGASAYRSGHETGNKVLNGVVGKVFGENVEDMLSGFRVFSRRFVKSFPAVSREFEIETELTVHSLHLRVPQTAVPVGFRDRPAGSESKLRTYHDGFKILALIIGLARHERPVAFYGLFGTLSFLVSIILTIPIVVEFYNTHEVPRFPTLFLGFTLLLLGSLAWTAGLILDGIRRSRHEASRLVYLRYSAVSADDPHPNGHGGDANGGADR
- a CDS encoding GtrA family protein, whose amino-acid sequence is MSYPEQPVSVPERSDSVPPVPAAQPLAAKVIGALRRGGAFLVVGAIGFLVDAGTYNLLVFWGGEGILYHSPLPAKIIAIAVATVVTYFGNKWWTFAHKNTDNPGREYLLYAVFNVVAIGLQLGCLGFSRYVLDLSTPLSDNISGTLIGQIVAVVFRYWAYDKFVFVGGPANAEQQK